Proteins from a single region of Mytilus trossulus isolate FHL-02 chromosome 2, PNRI_Mtr1.1.1.hap1, whole genome shotgun sequence:
- the LOC134706885 gene encoding mitochondrial protein C2orf69 homolog, with protein MTSSSTTSELQSLYTVQRFENVTGDQDKQNDLILCFPSAINPTKSLSKTVIFFGGDVQNYPEIMSQHRTNNLYLHWNLESTARILAKRFEDSLIIVIKPKEMLLNTFSIYSNFVEFDQDGIPMLFTYTNSNGLTHLSKLYSKALELYQNRQACDLDKSSEKCDTRQVIGCSAELPVSFVGFSKGCVPLNQVLFEVATKPLSPETSDFVSKIKSVYWLDAGHNGRQDTWITSEFVLQKIASTTIELFVHITPYQIKDINRPWIGKEQRKFIQKLKAFKANVTETRHHFDEPGSLDLHFSILTEF; from the exons ATGACAAGCAGTAGTACAACATCAGAGTTACAGTCATTGTATACAGTACAACGTTTTGAAAATGTAACTGGAGACCAGGATAAACAGAATGACTTGATACTTTGTTTTCCTTCCGCAATCAATCCCACGAAAAGCCTGAGTAAGACAGTGATTTTCTTTGGTGGAGATGTGCAG AATTACCCAGAGATAATGAGTCAACACAGAACAAATAACTTATATCTTCATTGGAATCTAGAGTCAACAGCGAGAATTCTTGCAAAGAGATTTGAAGATAGTttaataatagttataaaaccaaagGAAATGTTGTTGAATACTTTTAGTATCTACTCAAACTTTGTTGAATTTGATCAAGACGGCATTCCAATGTTATTTACATATACAAATTCAAATGGTTTAACTCATTTGTCAAAACTTTACTCCAAAGCCTTAGAACTGTATCAAAACAGACAAGCCTGTGATTTAGATAAAAGTAGTGAGAAGTGTGATACAAGACAAGTCATTGGATGTTCGGCAGAGTTACCTGTGTCTTTTGTTGGTTTTAGTAAAGGTTGTGTTCCATTGAATCAGGTATTGTTTGAGGTTGCCACAAAACCTTTATCACCAGAAACATCAGACTTTGTATCCAAAATAAAATCTGTATACTGGCTTGACGCTGGACACAATGGACGTCAAGACACATGGATCACAAGTGAATTTGTTTTACAGAAAATCGCATCAACCACGATAGAGTTGTTTGTTCATATAACACCATATCAAATTAAGGATATAAATAGACCTTGGATTGGAAAAGAACAAAGGAAATTTATTCAGAAATTAAAGGCATTCAAGGCAAATGTAACAGAAACAAGACATCACTTTGATGAACCAGGAtcacttgaccttcatttttcaattttaacagaattttaG
- the LOC134706886 gene encoding cobalamin trafficking protein CblD-like, which produces MAARLITKSGRVTAYLPNLNAAVNHFRAFSTHYLKDQHITLCSDESSNGNIKYDISPELGPFGPLDKRFPLPGHVGLKNNSVKTTMVTQPVLYREPVNIDEFLTKNNLEKRQQEVFQQAQEVIEDQFLGEPSPGDNLECIAQQCPDRLKRDVQELFPERDLKKSNLTVIVISQKTTNDMSGWSEEVEEERENLLAEFNEAATDICNVLMEAGYWADFIDPSCGKPYLGPHTNATMFETDERYRTFGFEIDDLGCCKVLRHRLWGTHSYVGCLFTDAPLDHPFISAIKAKK; this is translated from the exons ATGGCTGCACGg cTCATTACAAAGTCTGGTCGTGTGACAGCCTACTTACCTAACTTGAATGCTGCTGTAAATCATTTCCGTGCATTTTCTACACACTACCTGAAAGATCAGCATATAACTTTATGCTCAGATGAGAGCAGTAATG gtaatataaaatatgacATATCACCTGAACTTGGTCCATTTGGACCCTTAGATAAAAGATTCCCACTTCCAGGGCATGTTGGATTGAAAAACAATTCAGTTAAGACAACGATGGTGACACAACCTGTTTTATATAGAGAACCTGTAAATATTGATGAATTCTTAACCAAAAATAACCTAGAGAAAAGACAGCAAGAAGTTTTTCAACAAGCACAAGAAGTA attgaaGATCAGTTTTTAGGGGAACCATCTCCTGGTGATAATCTAGAATGCATTGCACAGCAATGTCCAGACCGTCTCAAAAGAG ATGTTCAGGAACTTTTTCCAGaaagagatttaaaaaaatcaaatttgactgtGATTGTTATTAGTCAGAAAACCACAAATGATATGTCAGGATGGAGTGAAGAAGTAGAGGAAGAGAGAGAAAACTTGTTGGCAGAG TTCAATGAAGCAGCAACAgatatttgtaatgttttaatgGAGGCTGGATACTGGGCAGATTTTATTGATCCTTCTTGCGGAAAACCT TACCTTGGTCCACATACCAATGCCACCATGTTTGAAACAGATGAACGTTACAGAACATTTGGATTTGAAATAGATGATCTAGGCTGTTGTAAAGTTCTCAGACATCGTTTGTGGGGAACACATTCTTATGTTGGCTGTCTGTTCACTGACGCTCCTTTAGATCACCCTTTTATAAGTGCTATTAAAGCAAAGAAGTAG